The genomic interval CTCATCCAACGAGTTTGCTTTTGGCGATCAGGAAGAGATGGGGCTGGGGATCCGTGTGGCGACGCCGATTTCCGTGAAATCTGGTGGCCAAATGCGTGATGCAGACGGACGTGTGAACGAAAAAGAGATTTGGGGCAAGGCTTCCGCGTGGTGCGACTACAGCGGGCAGATCGAAGGGCAGAACGCTGGTCTTCTGATTGCGACAGACCCGACGAACTTTCGCCCTTCCCGATATCACGCTCGCAATTACGGACTGCTGACAGCCAATCCGTTTGGACAAAAAGTGTTCGGTGGCGTTGAGAAGAGCCGTATCGTCGTCAGTGCCAACGAACCATTTCGTCTGCGATACGGCATCCTGTTGCACAGTTCCAAAGGGAAAGAACTGGATGCTGCGACGGCCTATGGCGACTTTCTCAAGATTGTCGCAGAACTGCCACGCCCGCCAGCACAGTAGTTTTCCAATTTTCAATCAACGCTCAACATTCTTTTCGGAGATCTCGAAATGTCTTGGCGCGAACAACCGTGGACAGGCGTTTTTCCCGCGACCTTATGTGCTTTTCACGACGACGAATCGATCGACGAAGGTGGTTTGAAAGCCTACTTCACCGAACTAGCGCGAGTCGACGGCGTACAGGGTTTGACCTGTAATGGTCACACCGGCGAGATCATGTCGCTACGTCCGGAAGAACGCGCGAAAGTGACGCGTGTGTGCGCCGAAGCGGTGCGCGCAGCCAACAAAGAAACGGGACGCCAAGTTAAGGTGATCTCGGGCGTTTCGGCGGAAGGAAGTCTGGAGGCAATTGATCACGCGCTTGCGGCGAAAGAAGCCGGCGCCGATGCGATTCTGTTGATGCCGCCGCACCATTGGTTGCGGTTCGGTCGATCTCCAAAGACGGCGGTCGGCTTTATTCAGGATGTTGCCGAGGGAGCCAACATCAAGATCGTCATTCACCAATATCCCGGCTGGACGAAGGCGGGGTATTCGCTGGGTGAAATGCTCGAAATGGTCAAGCTGCCGCAGGTCGTCACGATCAAAATGGGCACGCGCGACATGGCGCGCTGGCTCTACGAATACGAACAACTCAAGAAAGCGGCGCCGCATGTCTCGATCATCACGTGTCACG from Schlesneria paludicola DSM 18645 carries:
- a CDS encoding dihydrodipicolinate synthase family protein → MSWREQPWTGVFPATLCAFHDDESIDEGGLKAYFTELARVDGVQGLTCNGHTGEIMSLRPEERAKVTRVCAEAVRAANKETGRQVKVISGVSAEGSLEAIDHALAAKEAGADAILLMPPHHWLRFGRSPKTAVGFIQDVAEGANIKIVIHQYPGWTKAGYSLGEMLEMVKLPQVVTIKMGTRDMARWLYEYEQLKKAAPHVSIITCHDEFLLPSLIEGCDGALIGFAGFAPELMIKIVHCALDGDLAGAKQAQKLVAPLARLIYNFGEPGCGAHQRMKVARWLMNKFPSPRFRRPVRPLPGEDVARMRNELEQLGFPCRAL